One window from the genome of Amycolatopsis sp. NBC_01480 encodes:
- a CDS encoding TetR/AcrR family transcriptional regulator gives MDIVNGSAKDRLLLAAAQLLDGAEAHSVSTRAICERAHVQAPTLYHHFGSKQGLLDAVVNFGFTQYLESTDKIDPDADPVQQIRDGWDRHVKYGLHHPAFYVLLYGQIRPGEPCTLTSSAEEMLRNLFTLVARQGRLRTTPAEAARQVAAANSGVTLSLIAQPESNPDLAMSHQVRESVLAGLLTDEPAKEPSTVGALAVALSTALDSQAAELTATEQSMLREWLSRLAL, from the coding sequence ATGGACATCGTGAACGGCAGCGCCAAGGACCGGCTCCTGCTCGCCGCCGCCCAACTGCTCGACGGCGCCGAAGCCCACTCGGTGTCCACCCGCGCGATCTGCGAGCGGGCCCACGTCCAGGCGCCGACGCTTTACCACCACTTCGGCAGCAAACAGGGCCTGCTCGACGCCGTGGTCAACTTCGGCTTCACCCAGTATCTGGAGAGCACCGACAAAATCGATCCGGACGCGGATCCGGTCCAGCAGATCCGCGACGGCTGGGACCGGCACGTCAAGTACGGACTGCACCACCCGGCCTTCTACGTGCTGCTCTACGGCCAGATCAGGCCCGGTGAGCCGTGCACGCTCACTTCCAGCGCAGAGGAGATGCTGCGCAACCTGTTCACCCTCGTCGCCCGCCAGGGCCGGCTGCGCACCACTCCCGCAGAGGCCGCGCGGCAGGTCGCGGCCGCCAACTCCGGCGTCACGCTGAGCCTGATCGCACAGCCCGAATCGAACCCCGACCTGGCGATGTCACACCAGGTCCGCGAGTCCGTGCTGGCCGGGCTGCTCACCGACGAGCCCGCCAAGGAACCGTCCACCGTCGGCGCGCTCGCGGTCGCTTTGTCGACCGCGCTGGACTCGCAAGCCGCCGAGTTGACCGCGACCGAGCAGAGCATGTTGCGCGAATGGCTCAGTCGCCTCGCCCTCTGA
- a CDS encoding LLM class F420-dependent oxidoreductase — MTVRLGRFGAWMSPATDEQTRRKTAVEAEKLGYDAVWFGIGSGTVEDLAYFEEVLAATETVTVATAIVNMWTNDAGRIAASYHRLIERYGNRFLLGVGVGHPESVAQYESPYAKMVGYLDRLDAEGVPKEGRILAALGDKSLKLAADRMLGAHPYLVPPAHTGHARKILGPDAILAPEHKIVVEEDAEAARLIGRPFVEKPYLGLRNYVSNLRRHGYTEEDVAGSGTDRLIDDLVLHGSPATIANRLGEHLTAGADHVGIHVLGPDILTGYRKLAEVVF, encoded by the coding sequence GTGACAGTACGACTCGGCCGGTTCGGCGCCTGGATGAGCCCGGCGACCGACGAGCAGACGCGTCGGAAAACCGCTGTGGAAGCGGAGAAACTGGGCTACGACGCCGTGTGGTTCGGCATCGGCAGCGGCACGGTCGAAGACCTGGCCTACTTCGAGGAGGTACTGGCGGCGACCGAGACCGTCACCGTCGCCACGGCGATCGTGAACATGTGGACCAACGACGCGGGCCGGATCGCCGCGTCTTACCACCGTTTGATCGAGCGTTACGGCAACCGGTTCCTGCTCGGCGTCGGCGTCGGCCACCCGGAATCCGTGGCCCAGTACGAAAGTCCGTACGCGAAGATGGTCGGTTACCTCGACCGGCTAGACGCCGAGGGCGTGCCGAAGGAGGGCCGGATCCTGGCCGCGCTGGGCGACAAGTCGTTGAAACTGGCCGCGGACCGCATGCTGGGCGCGCACCCGTACCTCGTGCCCCCTGCGCACACCGGGCACGCTCGCAAGATCCTGGGCCCGGACGCAATCCTCGCCCCCGAGCACAAGATCGTGGTGGAGGAGGACGCGGAAGCGGCGCGGCTGATCGGGCGGCCGTTCGTGGAGAAGCCGTATTTGGGGCTGCGCAACTACGTGAGCAACCTCCGCCGGCACGGCTACACCGAGGAAGACGTCGCGGGCAGCGGCACCGACCGGCTGATCGACGACCTCGTCCTGCACGGCTCACCCGCGACGATCGCGAACCGGCTCGGCGAGCACCTGACCGCGGGCGCCGACCACGTGGGGATCCACGTACTGGGCCCGGACATCCTGACGGGGTACCGAAAACTGGCCGAGGTGGTGTTCTGA
- a CDS encoding helix-turn-helix transcriptional regulator, with amino-acid sequence MTSSARLALAASPLVAGALQALQRATGLPVAMGGPVSAGSRSLVIDQLRGTATRSLQHLQVATGAGLGGKAVALRRPSTVTDYLNAQGITHKYDRAVAPEQLRAIVALPVCVGDSTRAVLYAATRDSITFGDRVLRAATAVVSRLERDIEVEEEVRRRIATQAYVPLGEPQRFSTLAGEHQELQAELLAIAGSMHDVEARARLLDVCERLRPDDETTSVDSDITLTPRELDVLRLVGAGCTNDEISAGLGLRANTVKSYLKHAMRKLDASNRIQAVNRARAAGLLDHPHH; translated from the coding sequence ATGACGTCATCGGCCCGGCTCGCGCTGGCAGCCAGCCCCCTGGTCGCCGGCGCGCTGCAGGCACTCCAGCGCGCGACCGGGCTGCCGGTCGCGATGGGCGGACCCGTGTCGGCGGGTTCGCGCTCCCTGGTGATCGACCAGCTCCGCGGCACGGCCACGCGCTCGTTGCAGCACTTGCAGGTCGCCACCGGCGCCGGGCTCGGCGGCAAAGCCGTGGCGCTGCGGCGGCCGTCCACGGTCACCGACTACCTGAATGCGCAAGGCATCACGCACAAATACGACCGGGCCGTGGCTCCCGAACAGCTGCGGGCCATCGTCGCGCTGCCGGTGTGCGTCGGGGATTCGACGCGCGCGGTGCTCTACGCCGCGACCCGCGATTCGATCACGTTCGGCGATCGGGTGCTGCGCGCCGCGACCGCGGTGGTGTCGAGGCTGGAGCGTGACATCGAGGTGGAGGAAGAGGTCCGCCGTCGCATCGCGACCCAGGCTTACGTTCCCCTGGGCGAGCCGCAACGTTTCTCGACACTCGCCGGGGAGCACCAGGAGCTGCAGGCCGAGCTGCTCGCAATCGCCGGTTCGATGCACGACGTCGAAGCCCGCGCGCGACTACTGGACGTTTGCGAACGCCTCCGCCCGGACGACGAAACCACCAGCGTCGACAGCGACATCACGCTCACCCCACGGGAGCTGGACGTGCTGCGGCTCGTGGGAGCCGGCTGCACCAACGACGAAATCTCCGCGGGGCTGGGACTGCGGGCCAACACCGTCAAGTCGTACCTCAAGCACGCGATGCGCAAGCTCGACGCGTCGAACCGGATCCAGGCGGTGAACCGGGCGCGCGCGGCCGGGCTGCTGGACCACCCGCACCACTGA
- a CDS encoding AMP-binding protein, protein MFYDLGVRDFLDRAESVYPDRIAVVDEPDQPAASWGEVTYRELARRARAQAANLDALGVPVGGRVAIVSHNSARLLTSFFGVSGWGRVLVPVNFRLAAAEVRYIVEHSGAEVVMIDPELKPLLDSVTAKHVYVLGEHDEQIFGGDGEPRPWAGDESATATLNYTSGTTARPKGVQLTHRNLWLNAAVFGLHTTLNDNDVLLHTLPMFHANGWGMPYAVTGLGGRHIVLRKVDGTEILRRIEEHGVTIMCAAPAVVTAALDGAAKWEGEIPGRDRVRIVVAGAPPPTRTIERVRAELGWEFIQIYGLTETSPLLTVNRFRSEWADLDPHEQAKRLGRAGTPALGVRVSIDTDGEVLVQSNMNLDGYWENPEETARVQEGNWFHTGDGGSFTDGYLTIADRKKDVIITGGENVSSIEVEDALSSHPAVREVAVIGIPDQKWGELVTALVVTDGSPVTAEELITHCRDYLAGYKCPKRVEFLDELPRTATGKIQKFKLRKPFWDGQDRQVN, encoded by the coding sequence GTGTTCTACGACCTCGGCGTCCGCGATTTCCTCGACCGCGCGGAGTCCGTCTACCCGGACCGGATCGCGGTCGTGGACGAGCCCGACCAGCCCGCCGCGTCGTGGGGCGAGGTGACCTACCGGGAGCTGGCCCGCCGCGCCCGCGCGCAGGCCGCGAACCTCGACGCGCTCGGCGTGCCGGTAGGCGGGCGCGTCGCGATCGTTTCGCACAATTCCGCGCGGTTGCTGACGTCGTTCTTCGGCGTCTCCGGCTGGGGACGGGTGCTGGTGCCGGTGAACTTCCGGCTCGCCGCGGCGGAGGTGCGGTACATCGTCGAGCATTCCGGGGCCGAAGTGGTCATGATCGACCCGGAACTGAAGCCACTGCTGGACAGCGTCACCGCGAAGCACGTGTACGTGCTGGGCGAGCACGACGAGCAGATCTTCGGCGGTGACGGCGAGCCGCGGCCGTGGGCCGGCGACGAATCGGCCACAGCCACGCTGAACTACACCTCCGGCACCACCGCGCGGCCCAAGGGTGTGCAGCTCACGCACCGCAACCTCTGGCTGAATGCCGCCGTCTTCGGCCTGCACACCACCTTGAACGACAACGACGTCCTGCTGCACACCCTGCCGATGTTCCACGCGAACGGCTGGGGCATGCCGTACGCCGTCACCGGTCTCGGCGGACGCCACATCGTGCTGCGGAAAGTGGACGGCACGGAGATCCTCCGGCGCATCGAAGAGCACGGCGTCACGATCATGTGCGCCGCGCCCGCAGTGGTCACGGCCGCGCTCGACGGCGCCGCGAAGTGGGAAGGCGAAATACCGGGCCGCGATCGCGTGCGGATCGTGGTGGCCGGCGCGCCGCCGCCGACCCGCACCATCGAGCGGGTGCGCGCCGAGCTGGGCTGGGAGTTCATCCAGATCTACGGCCTCACCGAGACCTCGCCGCTGCTCACGGTGAACCGGTTCCGCAGCGAGTGGGCGGACCTCGACCCGCACGAGCAGGCGAAGCGCCTCGGCCGCGCCGGCACGCCCGCGCTCGGCGTGCGGGTGTCGATCGACACCGACGGCGAGGTGCTGGTCCAGTCGAACATGAACCTCGACGGCTACTGGGAGAACCCGGAGGAGACCGCGCGCGTCCAGGAGGGCAACTGGTTCCACACCGGCGACGGCGGCTCGTTCACCGACGGCTACCTCACCATCGCCGACCGGAAGAAGGACGTGATCATCACCGGTGGCGAGAACGTCTCGTCCATCGAGGTGGAGGACGCGCTCTCCTCGCACCCGGCCGTCCGCGAGGTCGCAGTGATCGGCATCCCGGACCAGAAGTGGGGCGAACTCGTCACGGCGCTCGTGGTCACCGACGGCTCCCCCGTGACGGCCGAGGAGCTGATCACCCACTGCCGCGACTACCTGGCGGGCTACAAGTGCCCGAAACGCGTGGAGTTCCTCGACGAGCTGCCCCGAACGGCGACCGGGAAGATCCAGAAGTTCAAGCTGCGCAAGCCGTTCTGGGACGGCCAGGACCGGCAGGTGAACTGA
- a CDS encoding dihydrofolate reductase family protein — MRKIVSTLFISLDGVVEAPDQWSLSYWNEELEHAVGAGMADADTMLLGRVTYEGFAESWPGRTVADDPGAEFMNNVRKYVASTTLTSVEWQNSTLLEGDLAAALAGLKAGEGGDIMTSGSTTLVRWLLAEGLVDELTLLQYPVVVGRGRRLFPVEGPSFDFELARTKAFGNGVVQLVYRPAE; from the coding sequence ATGCGCAAGATCGTGTCCACATTGTTCATCTCGCTGGACGGCGTGGTCGAGGCGCCGGACCAGTGGTCGCTGTCCTATTGGAACGAAGAACTCGAGCACGCCGTCGGCGCCGGCATGGCGGACGCGGACACGATGCTGCTCGGCCGGGTCACCTACGAGGGCTTCGCGGAGTCGTGGCCGGGCCGCACGGTGGCCGACGACCCGGGCGCGGAGTTCATGAACAACGTCCGCAAGTACGTCGCGTCGACCACGCTGACGAGCGTCGAATGGCAGAACTCGACCCTTCTGGAGGGCGACCTCGCCGCGGCGCTCGCCGGGCTGAAGGCCGGCGAGGGCGGCGACATCATGACCAGCGGCAGCACGACGCTGGTGCGCTGGCTGCTGGCCGAGGGCCTGGTCGATGAGCTGACCCTGTTGCAGTACCCCGTGGTCGTCGGCCGCGGACGGCGCCTGTTCCCGGTCGAGGGGCCGTCGTTCGACTTCGAGCTGGCCCGGACGAAGGCCTTCGGCAACGGTGTCGTGCAGCTGGTCTACCGTCCGGCCGAGTGA